CCTTTCAAGCAATTGTAAGTGGAgataaataaacaatataaaatcaaatcatgAACAACGTTACACCAAACgccaatcttcatcttcatatttttcttctttaatttgtTCAACAGGCAATGGAATCTTCACTTCTTTATCAATATGGTCAACCTTTTCATCTTCCACCTCCGCATCATCCATATAGCAATTACTAATATGGTTCAAGGTCCCGGTCGCGGACAACCCGTCTAGCTTCGAATCGGATTGATCCATGAACTGGATATGCTTGGAATTACCTTTGGATTTGTTTTTTGACTTGGAGACCGGATGAATGCGGCAACCGGTGCACTTTGACGCGCAACATTTACCCGTAAATTTGGAATGGTTGGTGGGCTTGGAAGGTACCTTTGTGAAGAGTCCAGCTGTTGGAGGTGAATCGAACCGATTGATGAATCGGGTACCGGGTATTGGGTTTGGTAGGATCGGATATGTCCTCACCATACCATGTTGTTTACCCTCTCTCTTCATTTTGTTGAATTGGGGTTTGGGCTAAAGAGAttgatgaaaaatagatgaatgaATTGTGATTATATAATGAAGTAGAACTTGGGAAGCAAGGTGAAGTAGTATAGTTATGCGTGCctaccaagtttttttttttttttgatacataTATGTGTGCTTACCAAGTAGTTATCAGAATAATTggaccaaataaaataaattcataaaataatgttattatatataaagatttttttttactcatatatatataaagatttaaaaaaaaaatataaattgtaccAATAAGGTTGTTTAGttctgataaataaaaaataaggttGTTTAGTAGAGGAGGCTGAATTTTCAACTCATCGTAATAAATTATTTGAGTTTGGCAACGCATTCTAATTAAATACgtgcatataatttttttaaaaaaatttggtatccGGCCATAAAATCGACTAATCCAAGGAGACTAATTTTACCGCTTACTTACGGGGTCCCATTTAAAGtcagagatttttttttctgtaagaccttgagaggagcatactccaaagtGAATTAATAAGTGTATATAATTAACTAAAGGAGTTTGGCAACTCAttctaattaaataattaaataagtgtataaatataaatattatcatataagatattgtttgatttatttctattaatattttcaaaatatcaaatttctatattttttactaatagacaattaaatatattcgtaatcaaaattatatattaacatATATGCATTGGTCAataaattcttatattttgaggCGGAAGGAGTATACAACACAATCATACTATCAACAAAAAAGAATACAACACACTCAAACCTCATATATAACCTTTCACTTTCTTTTtatatacacaaaataatactaCCTCCGTCACTAATTATAAGTCCTTGTTGGACCACTGCACGTatgtcaatgcacaattttgatcactaatatctttaattgtttattagtaaaaattataaaagtttaatattttgaacatattcatcaaaacaaattgaacaatatcttatatgctaatatttacatttatatattattaaaaaaaaaatacggtcaaaacaaggtaattgaataatatatttttgtcaaacaacgTCTTATAATTATggacggaggtagtatataCCATTGAAAAACACACCGGAGACAATCCTTTTTCCATGTAAGACCATTTACAATGGTAACCAAACTCAACACCAACTTTTTCAATTCCcaacactccacatcatttttcctttctttcacCTAATAATTCAACACTCATTCAATTTTTAtcctctccaatggtttttcattcaacactctacgccaccattttttatttcatattcttatttaaatttatatttttgtttttatgattacataaaattacaattatcgattaaaattaaattaaaataataaacatttaaaattgttgggataattagatGAATTTTGGATGTTGAAATGattattgggatccatttcactaaaaaaagaataaaacttcaaaataaacactaatagaaagataataataagattaagatagtgaaaacttggttttttttttatgtgttcaAATCAAATGAATCACTACAACAAAAACTTTGACTTGCGACAGATTAACCACGACAGTTTGTTGCAACTGTCGCcgctatttttaattttgaggATTGCGGCCGTTTCGACTAAACAGTCGTGACTTATATCACAGGGCTTAACATTCACTCACATTCCCTCTAGTACTCGCTACTTTTTTCAGTCTCAAGATCCTAAGCTATTCAAATtcaatcacaatcacaatcacAAGTTCTTCATTTTCACCTAAAACTGTTCAAATTACTCGTTCAATCTTCAGATTCAAACTCGCGTGTGAGTAACGAAAGCACAAGATTCAGATTTTTCGTTCGATCTTCGTTTGATCTTCCTTCAGATTCAACCTTCTTCTTACCCTAAGCTATATAATCTTCGTCTTCACCCTAAGATTAAGATTCGAATTCGTTCGTTTCAATCTAAGCTTCAGATTCAAACAACTCGTTTGTTCAAAGTAAGCTTCAAATTCTCCTCAAATTCTTCAATTAACCTTCAAAATCAACTTCAGGTTCAGTTTCTCACTTCGCTACTGTTGAATTTTTTACTTATTGTTCCAATTTTTTCATCATATGGTAGATTAATAAATTGGTAATTAGGTATATGAAATTTATCTATTcatttgttatatgttttgatTGAGTATGAAGAATTAGGCATTTAAAATTTATGAGAATTaggtatttgaaatttatacactttttgttgtatattttgattgagtATGAAGAATTAGGTATTTCAAGCTTCTTATATGAACAGAGCTAATATTTGACAATATTCCATTAGCATCatcaaaaagaataaaatgattAATTCTATTAGTACCGAGCTTCTCAGTATCACAGTAATAGGCCTTAAATTCCTTTTCCAATTATCTAGCATCTAAGTTGGTTGTGGACTGTGGTGAACATATCTTAGTTGGGTGTGGTGAAcatatttgtttcaaataaCTTATTTGGCCATTCTACAAGTCACTTAGTAGAGCACTCCTATGGGTGTTGCAGTAAGGTTCTTTgtctcaaaatattttcataaccCTTGATGAATCTATCAATATATTTGTGTGATTGAGCAGGTACGATGCAGCTGTGTTGACATCGCTGATGACAGTGTCCTATCGGTCAATTCAATCACAAATTTCTTGTATGTTTTCTCGATCAATCGCTTCCACTTTCTATATTTCATTTGTTTAAGCTATGTTGCTCTTGTATTTTAATAGTCCTGACTTGTGACTATGATCCATTTGAAATCTTTAGCATGATTAATTATCGATACAATAGTTTCAATTGTTGCAAATTTTATATAGTTTCAAATTAGATGTTATTGAAGGGACTATTTGGTTGAGTTCGTCATTTTACATAGAGCAACCTGAAAATTTTGGTCATTTGTGTGCTTGTTATGTTTTGAGTTGTTTaactaaattttgaaaatcGTTGCTCTCATCCATGTTGTTGCTTATTGGACTATGTTGGTAGATTACCTAAAGGCAGGTTAGTGACCGTATAAACCACAATGTGACCTTAGCTTACCTATAGGCTCTATAGCTATTGAAGGAAAACATTTAACCTGGTTCTGTTACTTCTGGAAATGCTTCaagttttaatgttttttcttctttttttttttctttttgtgatagTGTTATTAAATTGGAATCGGACTAGTGTTTGAGTTGTGTGCTTGGTTTGTTTAGTTAGGAAATTTTATTCACTACATGATTGCTTTTGTTTCTGGTTTTGTTGTCGGATTCACTGTTGTTTGGCACATGGCTTTGGTTACCCTTGTTGTTCCTATGATTGTTGTGGTTGAATGCATTCATACAACCCATACAACTACTTTGGCTAAGCTCTCTAGTAAGAGCCAAGAAGCTCTTTCTCAAGCTAGCAACATTGTTGAACACCTACAGAATAA
This genomic interval from Trifolium pratense cultivar HEN17-A07 linkage group LG6, ARS_RC_1.1, whole genome shotgun sequence contains the following:
- the LOC123892070 gene encoding uncharacterized protein LOC123892070, translating into MKREGKQHGMVRTYPILPNPIPGTRFINRFDSPPTAGLFTKVPSKPTNHSKFTGKCCASKCTGCRIHPVSKSKNKSKGNSKHIQFMDQSDSKLDGLSATGTLNHISNCYMDDAEVEDEKVDHIDKEVKIPLPVEQIKEEKYEDEDWRLV